A window of Micromonospora eburnea genomic DNA:
TAGACCAGGATCCGGGACGGTGCGCTCATCGCGGCCAGGGTAGCCGAGAAGCGCACATCTTGATCAGGTTCGCGTGGTGAGCGAAGCCGGCGGATGAGCCGGGTCAGCCGCCGGCCCGTTACCACGGGTCCGTTGGGTGAGGACGACGCAGGCCAGCACGAGTAGCGAAGCCCCGATGGCCAGGATGGTTACGCGTTCGTCGAGTAACAGGGCCGACCAGGCGAGGGTGAGCACCGGCTGGGCGAGCTGGATCTGCCCGATGCGGGCGATACCGCCGCGGGCCAGGCCGGCGTACCAGGCGAAGAAGCCGAGGAACATGGACACGACGGTCAGATAGGCGAACCCGAGCCATCCGGCGGTGTCGGATCGTGGTGGATGGGCGAGGGCGGCGACCGCGGTGACCGGCACGGTGACCGGCAGGGACAGGACCAGCGCCCAGCAGATGGTGCGGGCGCCGCCGAGTTCGCGCGCCAGCCCGCCACCCTCGGCGTACCCGAGGCCGCAGAGCACGACGGCGGCGAGCAGGAACAGGTCCGTGGGCGCCGCGGCGCCCGTCACGCCGCTGCTGGCGACCATGAAGACGAGCGCGGCGGCCAGCCCGGCTCCACTGGCGATCCAGAACATCAGCGGCGGGCGTTCCCCGGCCCGCAGCACGGCGAACACCGCGGTCGCGGCCGGCAGCACGGTGACGACGACCGCGCCGTGGGCCGCCGTCTGGGTGGTGAGGGCGAGGGAGGTGAACAGGGGGAACCCGACCACCACGCCCGTGGCGACCACCGCCAGGCGGCGCCACTGCGCGGGGGTCGGCCTCGTCGCCCCGGTGAGGCGTAGGTAGAACCAGGCCATGAGGCCGGCTCCGACGGCGCGGCCGAAGGCGACGACCCAGGGGTCGATCTCGCCGACCGCGATGCGGGTGGCGGGCAGCGACATGCTGAAACCCAGCACGCCCAGCCCGCCGAGGACCAGGCCCGTTATCCGATCGCGCTCAGTAGTGTTACTCTTTGCCCTCATGAATGACGATAACGCACTGGTACGCGTTATCCAAGATCTACGGACGCGCGCCGCCGGCGCCGCACCCGGCACACGGCTGCCCTCGATCAGGGAGCTGACCGGACGGCACCGTGCCTCGCCGGTGACCGTCACGCGGGCGATCCGGCAACTCGTCGCCGACGGCCTCGTCGAGGCGCGGCCGGGCCGGGGAACCTTCGTGGCCGCCCACCCCGACCGGCACCCGCTACCGGACCTGTCGTGGCAGGCGGTCGCCCTCGGCCCCCGCCCCGACGGCGAGGAGGCGATGCAGGCTCTGCTCGCCGTCGCCCGACCCGGCACGATCCCGCTCTCCAGCGGCTACCTCGACGCCGAGCTGCATCCGGTCGCCGCGATCGGCGCGGCCCTGGCCCGGGCCGCCCGGCAGCCGGCAGCCTGGCAGCGCGGCCCGGTCGAAGGCCGGGAGGACCTGCGGGCATGGTTCGCCCGGGAGGCGGGAGGCGGGCTACGCGCCGACGACATGGTCATCTGCCCCGGCGGGCAGGCCGCCCTGTCGACGGCGTTCCGCGCCCTGACGGCCCCCGGCGACACCGTGCTGGTGGAGTCCCCGACCTACCTCGGCGCGCTCGCCGCCGCTCGGGCGGCCGGACTGCGCGTGGTGCCCGTACCGGCCGACGTCGACGGCGTCCGGCCGGAGCTGCTCGCCGCGGCGTTCACCCGAACCGGCGCCCGGCTGTTCTACTGCCAGCCGCTGTACGCCAACCCGCACGGCGCGGTGCTCGCCACGGCAAGGCGTACGCAGGTGGCCGACGCGGTCCGGGCCGCCGGAGCGTTCCTGTTGGAGGACGACTACGCCCGGGATCTCACCATCGAGGGCGAACCGCCGCCGCCCCTGGCCGCCGACGACCCCGACGGGCACGTGATCTACCTACGGTCGCTGACCAAATCGGTCGCACCCGGCCTGCGGGTGGCCGCGATCGGTGCCCGCGGCCCCGCCGGGGCGCGGTTGCGTTCGGCCCGGGTCCTCGACGACTTCTTCGTCGCCGGCCCGATGCAGCAGGCCGCGCTGGACCTCGTCACCTCGCCCGCCTGGGACCGCCACCTGCGTACCCTGCGAAAGGCGCTGCGGGCCCGTCGTGACGCCCTGCTCGCGGCCCTGCGCCGCCACCTGCCGGCGGTCACGCCGGTCTGCGTGCCCCGGGGCGGCCTGCACGTGTGGGTCGGCCTCCCCGAGGGCCTGGACGACACCGAACTGGCCGTCGCGGCCGCCGCCGAACGGGTTGTCGTCTTTCCCGGGCGTCCCTGGCACGCCGCCGAACCACTGGCGCCATACCTGCGCCTGACCTTCGCCGCAGCGCCCCCTGACGTGCTCGACGAGGGCGTACGCCGCCTCGCCCGAGCCGTCAGCGCACTAGACTAGGCGTCCGTCCTTTATGACCGTGCGGTGTCGCGGGTGCGCCCACAGGATCGACGGGTCCTCGAACGGATCGCCGGGCAGGATCACGAGGTCGGCGGGCGCGCCCACGGCGATGCGTCCCAGGTCGGGCCGGCCGATCAGCTCGGCGTTGACGGACGTCGCGGAACGCAGGGCTTCGAGCACC
This region includes:
- a CDS encoding DMT family transporter; the encoded protein is MRAKSNTTERDRITGLVLGGLGVLGFSMSLPATRIAVGEIDPWVVAFGRAVGAGLMAWFYLRLTGATRPTPAQWRRLAVVATGVVVGFPLFTSLALTTQTAAHGAVVVTVLPAATAVFAVLRAGERPPLMFWIASGAGLAAALVFMVASSGVTGAAAPTDLFLLAAVVLCGLGYAEGGGLARELGGARTICWALVLSLPVTVPVTAVAALAHPPRSDTAGWLGFAYLTVVSMFLGFFAWYAGLARGGIARIGQIQLAQPVLTLAWSALLLDERVTILAIGASLLVLACVVLTQRTRGNGPAADPAHPPASLTTRT
- a CDS encoding PLP-dependent aminotransferase family protein — translated: MNDDNALVRVIQDLRTRAAGAAPGTRLPSIRELTGRHRASPVTVTRAIRQLVADGLVEARPGRGTFVAAHPDRHPLPDLSWQAVALGPRPDGEEAMQALLAVARPGTIPLSSGYLDAELHPVAAIGAALARAARQPAAWQRGPVEGREDLRAWFAREAGGGLRADDMVICPGGQAALSTAFRALTAPGDTVLVESPTYLGALAAARAAGLRVVPVPADVDGVRPELLAAAFTRTGARLFYCQPLYANPHGAVLATARRTQVADAVRAAGAFLLEDDYARDLTIEGEPPPPLAADDPDGHVIYLRSLTKSVAPGLRVAAIGARGPAGARLRSARVLDDFFVAGPMQQAALDLVTSPAWDRHLRTLRKALRARRDALLAALRRHLPAVTPVCVPRGGLHVWVGLPEGLDDTELAVAAAAERVVVFPGRPWHAAEPLAPYLRLTFAAAPPDVLDEGVRRLARAVSALD